One part of the Glycine soja cultivar W05 chromosome 11, ASM419377v2, whole genome shotgun sequence genome encodes these proteins:
- the LOC114375971 gene encoding uncharacterized protein LOC114375971, translating into MDGMQIALPIVGVIAAAAATFYAVSFAELREKSFRDLEESEYEDGVYRPSPSSRERRARRQANKNNKR; encoded by the exons ATGGATGGGATGCAAATAGCTCTACCTATTGTTGGAGTTATTGCGGCTGCAGCTGCGACCTTCTATGCAGTAAGCTTTGCTGAACTTAGAGAG AAATCGTTTAGAGATTTGGAAGAATCTGAATATGAAGATGGGGTTTATAGGCCATCCCCTAGCTCCCGAGAGAGGCGTGCCAGAAGACAAgctaacaaaaataacaaaagatga